One part of the Sarcophilus harrisii chromosome 5, mSarHar1.11, whole genome shotgun sequence genome encodes these proteins:
- the PIANP gene encoding PILR alpha-associated neural protein codes for MDARMWSTLLMSHVLPLWSLLLLPFPPPAQGSSTSSPRTPSAPARPPCARGGPSAPRHVCVWERAPPPSRSPRVSRSRRQVPPDTAPPATPSGFEEGPPSSQYPWAIVWGPTVSREDGGDPNSANPGFLPLDYGFAVPHGLATPHPNSDSLRRGDGDGIILGGAPATLRPFLFGGRGEGVDPQLYVTITISIIIVLVATGIIFKFCWDRSQKRRRPSGQQGALRQEESQQPLTDLSPAGVTVLGSFGDSLTPTPDREEPHGGLRPVPPQPKGAPAFQLNRIPLVNL; via the exons ATGGACGCCAGGATGTG GTCTACACTCTTGATGTCCCATGTCCTCCCACTCTGGTCACTGCTCCTGCTGCCCTTCCCACCTCCAGCCCAGGGCTCCTCTACCTCTTCACCTCGTACCCCTTCAGCTCCTGCTCGTCCTCCATGTGCCCGGGGTGGCCCCTCAGCTCCTCgacatgtgtgtgtatgggaaCGAGCACCTCCCCCAAGCCGATCTCCCCGTGTCTCACGTTCGAGACGTCAAGTACCACCAGATACTGCACCCCCTGCCACTCCATCTGGCTTTGAGGAGGGGCCACCTTCATCCCAGTACCCTTGGGCCATTGTATGGGGCCCCACAGTATCTCGAGAGGATGGAGGGGATCCTAATTCTGCTAATCCCGGCTTCCTGCCACTAGACTATGGCTTTGCAGTTCCTCATGGGCTGGCTACCCCACATCCCAACTCAGACTCCTTGAGACGTGGCGATGGAGATGGAATCATCCTTGGGGGAGCTCCTGCCACCCTTCGTCCATTTCTGTTTGGTGGCCGAGGGGAAG GTGTGGACCCCCAGCTCTATGTGACCATCACTATTTCTATCATCATCGTCCTAGTAGCCACTggcataattttcaaattttg CTGGGACCGTAGCCAGAAGCGACGAAGGCCTTCAGGGCAGCAGGGGGCTCTACGGCAAGAAGAGAGTCAGCAGCCCCTCACTGACCTGTCTCCTGCAGGAGTCACTGTGCTGGGGTCCTTCGGGGACTCACTCACACCTACCCCTGATCGGGAGGAGCCCCACGGGGGACTCCGGCCTGTGCCCCCCCAGCCCAAGGGGGCCCCTGCTTTCCAGTTGAACCG GATCCCCCTGGTGAATCTGTGA